One window of the Misgurnus anguillicaudatus chromosome 8, ASM2758022v2, whole genome shotgun sequence genome contains the following:
- the chpfb gene encoding chondroitin sulfate synthase 2 isoform X1, producing MRISMLMSLIRPTGPIIVGISLGFTLSLLSVTWVNESCDSNWMGATDEMLVAHPGISKGARKPSSISTGTTDNGNTEGEFEPRIVPYNKPAQQGPPHKVIRAKYVSTELGIRERLFVAVFTSKTTLSTLAVAINRTLNHHLDGRLIFFTGTRNRKLPHGMFVVAHEDERPVPNMYQSIRYLLEHHVAEYDWFYLAQDDTYTQPERLKTLVSHLSMDLQLYMGHPGEFIGGETQGRYCHGGPGFLLSSALLLKLQPFLDHCRTDIISVKPDEWLGRCIIDYTGTSCVEEYEGLNYNYFSMENNMDLLKVENDGFQNALTVHPVTSAELMYRLHKQFSQIELQRTYEEIEKLQSEIKNVSEVAVDGNKSTLWPIGISPPFEPKSRFEVLRWDYFTEEHLFSCVDGAPKCQLIGADRDDVSDVINVAVAELKEKYNPIVQLSDPRLVNGYRRFDHTRGMEYTLDLQFQATTQSGHQKSIARRVHLVRPLSQVEIIPMPYVTEATRVHVLLPLTSYESHAALSFLDHCSSNLFENGENAILNLLFAYEPAEALKVSTNDVFAEVKAKVAAVEHRYPNVKVSWISIKTESSGVLHILDIVSRKHPVDTLFLLVTADTVLNSEFLNRCRMNAISGWQAFFPIHFQDFDPHVAYPDRPPSGSPDLVREAGHFDRYTFEEACFYNSDYMSSRTRMNGDLQENEELMENLDLYDMFVQYSGLHVFRAVEPALRQAYRNRTCDPRLNEDSFHRCLQSKVEGRGSRSQLAMLIFEQEQSNST from the exons ATGAGAATTTCAATGCTCATGTCTCTTATCCGGCCGACCGGGCCGATCATTGTGGGCATCTCTCTAGGGTTTACTCTGAGCCTCCTAAGCGTCACCTGGGTGAATGAGTCCTGCGACTCCAACTGGATGGGAGCCACCGACGAGATGCTCGTAGCGCATCCCGGGATCTCGAAGGGGGCTCGGAAACCCAGTTCGATATCCACTGGCACTACTGACAACGGAAATACCGAAGGGGAATTTGAGCCAAGAATAGTGCCTTACAACAAGCCTGCCCAACAAGGTCCTCCACATAAAGTTATCAG AGCCAAGTATGTCAGCACAGAGCTTGGAATTCGCGAGCGTCTCTTTGTTGCGGTATTTACGTCCAAAACCACCCTGAGCACGTTAGCTGTGGCCATCAACCGGACCCTAAACCACCACCTGGATGGCCGTCTCATCTTCTTCACGGGCACCCGCAACCGTAAACTCCCTCATGGAATGTTTGTGGTTGCCCACGAGGATGAACGTCCAGTCCCAAACATGTACCAATCCATCCGATATCTTCTAGAACACCACGTTGCTGAGTATGACTGGTTCTACCTTGCTCAGGATGACACCTATACCCAGCCTGAAAGGCTTAAGACCCTAGTGAGCCACCTGAGCATGGACCTTCAGCTTTACATGGGTCACCCAGGTGAATTTATTGGAGGTGAAACACAGGGGAGGTACTGCCACGGTGGACCAGGATTTCTACTGTCCAGCGCGTTACTTCTGAAGCTCCAGCCTTTTTTGGACCACTGCAGGACTGATATCATAAGCGTCAAACCTGATGAGTGGCTCGGTCGGTGTATCATTGATTATACTGGCACCAGCTGTGTGGAGGAATATGag GGGCtgaattataattatttttcaatgGAAAATAATATGGACCTTCTCAAAGTGGAAAACGATGGATTTCAAAACGCACTTACTGTTCATCCTGTGACCAGTGCTGAACTTATGTACCGCCTTCACAAACAATTCTCCCAAATAGAACTGCAGAGGACCTATGAGGAAATTGAGAAACTGCAG TCAGAGATCAAGAACGTCAGTGAAGTGGCAGTGGATGGAAACAAAAGCACTTTGTGGCCCATCGGCATCTCGCCCCCCTTTGAACCCAAGAGCCGCTTTGAGGTCCTGCGTTGGGACTACTTTACCGAAGAGCACCTTTTCTCCTGTGTGGATGGTGCCCCTAAGTGTCAGCTGATTGGTGCTGATCGTGATGACGTCTCTGACGTCATCAATGTTGCTGTGGCCGAACTCAAAGAGAAATATAACCCCATTGTGCAACTGAGCGATCCTCGACTGGTGAATGGTTACCGACGCTTTGACCACACACGAGGCATGGAGTACACCCTTGACCTGCAGTTCCAGGCCACGACTCAATCTGGCCATCAGAAATCTATTGCACGTCGCGTACACCTGGTCCGACCCCTCAGCCAGGTAGAGATTATCCCCATGCCTTACGTCACTGAGGCTACACGTGTACACGTTCTACTTCCCCTGACCAGTTATGAGTCGCACGCAGCGCTGAGCTTCTTAGATCACTGTTCCTCCAACCTGTTTGAGAATGGTGAAAATGCAATTCTTAACTTGCTATTCGCCTACGAACCCGCCGAAGCTCTAAAAGTGAGCACAAATGATGTCTTCGCAGAAGTCAAAGCCAAGGTCGCAGCTGTTGAGCACAGGTATCCCAACGTAAAGGTGTCATGGATAAGCATAAAAACGGAGAGTTCTGGTGTCCTGCATATCCTGGACATCGTTTCTAGGAAGCACCCGGTGGACACGCTCTTCCTCCTCGTCACGGCCGACACGGTACTCAACTCTGAGTTCTTGAATCGCTGCCGTATGAACGCCATCAGTGGCTGGCAGGCTTTCTTTCCCATCCACTTCCAAGATTTCGACCCCCATGTTGCTTATCCGGACAGGCCGCCCTCTGGCTCTCCGGACCTGGTCAGGGAGGCGGGTCACTTTGACCGCTATACGTTTGAAGAGGCGTGCTTTTATAACTCAGACTACATGTCCTCACGTACACGGATGAATGGGGATTTGCAAGAAAATGAGGAGCTGATGGAGAATTTAGATTtatatgacatgtttgtgcaatACTCAGGACTGCACGTATTCCGTGCCGTCGAGCCCGCTTTGCGTCAGGCGTACCGCAACCGGACCTGCGATCCGCGGCTAAATGAGGATTCGTTTCACCGATGTCTTCAGAGTAAAGTGGAGGGTCGGGGGTCCCGTTCCCAGCTTGCCATGCTAATATTTGAACAAGAGCAAAGTAATAGCACCTGA
- the chpfb gene encoding chondroitin sulfate synthase 2 isoform X2, which produces MMSSGHVKPGTRQSRISLQLITNELQAKYVSTELGIRERLFVAVFTSKTTLSTLAVAINRTLNHHLDGRLIFFTGTRNRKLPHGMFVVAHEDERPVPNMYQSIRYLLEHHVAEYDWFYLAQDDTYTQPERLKTLVSHLSMDLQLYMGHPGEFIGGETQGRYCHGGPGFLLSSALLLKLQPFLDHCRTDIISVKPDEWLGRCIIDYTGTSCVEEYEGLNYNYFSMENNMDLLKVENDGFQNALTVHPVTSAELMYRLHKQFSQIELQRTYEEIEKLQSEIKNVSEVAVDGNKSTLWPIGISPPFEPKSRFEVLRWDYFTEEHLFSCVDGAPKCQLIGADRDDVSDVINVAVAELKEKYNPIVQLSDPRLVNGYRRFDHTRGMEYTLDLQFQATTQSGHQKSIARRVHLVRPLSQVEIIPMPYVTEATRVHVLLPLTSYESHAALSFLDHCSSNLFENGENAILNLLFAYEPAEALKVSTNDVFAEVKAKVAAVEHRYPNVKVSWISIKTESSGVLHILDIVSRKHPVDTLFLLVTADTVLNSEFLNRCRMNAISGWQAFFPIHFQDFDPHVAYPDRPPSGSPDLVREAGHFDRYTFEEACFYNSDYMSSRTRMNGDLQENEELMENLDLYDMFVQYSGLHVFRAVEPALRQAYRNRTCDPRLNEDSFHRCLQSKVEGRGSRSQLAMLIFEQEQSNST; this is translated from the exons ATGATGTCATCAGGGCACGTAAAGCCTGGCACCCGTCAATCACGGATCAGCCTTCAGCTTATCACTAATGAATTACA AGCCAAGTATGTCAGCACAGAGCTTGGAATTCGCGAGCGTCTCTTTGTTGCGGTATTTACGTCCAAAACCACCCTGAGCACGTTAGCTGTGGCCATCAACCGGACCCTAAACCACCACCTGGATGGCCGTCTCATCTTCTTCACGGGCACCCGCAACCGTAAACTCCCTCATGGAATGTTTGTGGTTGCCCACGAGGATGAACGTCCAGTCCCAAACATGTACCAATCCATCCGATATCTTCTAGAACACCACGTTGCTGAGTATGACTGGTTCTACCTTGCTCAGGATGACACCTATACCCAGCCTGAAAGGCTTAAGACCCTAGTGAGCCACCTGAGCATGGACCTTCAGCTTTACATGGGTCACCCAGGTGAATTTATTGGAGGTGAAACACAGGGGAGGTACTGCCACGGTGGACCAGGATTTCTACTGTCCAGCGCGTTACTTCTGAAGCTCCAGCCTTTTTTGGACCACTGCAGGACTGATATCATAAGCGTCAAACCTGATGAGTGGCTCGGTCGGTGTATCATTGATTATACTGGCACCAGCTGTGTGGAGGAATATGag GGGCtgaattataattatttttcaatgGAAAATAATATGGACCTTCTCAAAGTGGAAAACGATGGATTTCAAAACGCACTTACTGTTCATCCTGTGACCAGTGCTGAACTTATGTACCGCCTTCACAAACAATTCTCCCAAATAGAACTGCAGAGGACCTATGAGGAAATTGAGAAACTGCAG TCAGAGATCAAGAACGTCAGTGAAGTGGCAGTGGATGGAAACAAAAGCACTTTGTGGCCCATCGGCATCTCGCCCCCCTTTGAACCCAAGAGCCGCTTTGAGGTCCTGCGTTGGGACTACTTTACCGAAGAGCACCTTTTCTCCTGTGTGGATGGTGCCCCTAAGTGTCAGCTGATTGGTGCTGATCGTGATGACGTCTCTGACGTCATCAATGTTGCTGTGGCCGAACTCAAAGAGAAATATAACCCCATTGTGCAACTGAGCGATCCTCGACTGGTGAATGGTTACCGACGCTTTGACCACACACGAGGCATGGAGTACACCCTTGACCTGCAGTTCCAGGCCACGACTCAATCTGGCCATCAGAAATCTATTGCACGTCGCGTACACCTGGTCCGACCCCTCAGCCAGGTAGAGATTATCCCCATGCCTTACGTCACTGAGGCTACACGTGTACACGTTCTACTTCCCCTGACCAGTTATGAGTCGCACGCAGCGCTGAGCTTCTTAGATCACTGTTCCTCCAACCTGTTTGAGAATGGTGAAAATGCAATTCTTAACTTGCTATTCGCCTACGAACCCGCCGAAGCTCTAAAAGTGAGCACAAATGATGTCTTCGCAGAAGTCAAAGCCAAGGTCGCAGCTGTTGAGCACAGGTATCCCAACGTAAAGGTGTCATGGATAAGCATAAAAACGGAGAGTTCTGGTGTCCTGCATATCCTGGACATCGTTTCTAGGAAGCACCCGGTGGACACGCTCTTCCTCCTCGTCACGGCCGACACGGTACTCAACTCTGAGTTCTTGAATCGCTGCCGTATGAACGCCATCAGTGGCTGGCAGGCTTTCTTTCCCATCCACTTCCAAGATTTCGACCCCCATGTTGCTTATCCGGACAGGCCGCCCTCTGGCTCTCCGGACCTGGTCAGGGAGGCGGGTCACTTTGACCGCTATACGTTTGAAGAGGCGTGCTTTTATAACTCAGACTACATGTCCTCACGTACACGGATGAATGGGGATTTGCAAGAAAATGAGGAGCTGATGGAGAATTTAGATTtatatgacatgtttgtgcaatACTCAGGACTGCACGTATTCCGTGCCGTCGAGCCCGCTTTGCGTCAGGCGTACCGCAACCGGACCTGCGATCCGCGGCTAAATGAGGATTCGTTTCACCGATGTCTTCAGAGTAAAGTGGAGGGTCGGGGGTCCCGTTCCCAGCTTGCCATGCTAATATTTGAACAAGAGCAAAGTAATAGCACCTGA
- the wnt6a gene encoding protein Wnt-6 has product MMHSAEKYIILVLIILNTSLTPRRVNGNPLVMDPNSICRKTRPLLGRHADLWQSQPDIIQEVAKGARLGMRECQHQFHNHHWNCSSQSRSLAKILQQDIRETAFVYAITAAGIMHAVTQACSQGELPQCGCVTLQSSTEPHRDSPAEEINNQTSPALYGDWKWEGCGDDVDFGYKKSHLFMNAMKRKGRSDIRTLIDLHNNEAGRQAVQIQMRMECKCHGLSGSCTLRSCWRKMPLFRQVGDHLMQKFHTAVRVMGGNDGKSLVSVNVDTPALDADVLIYSAESPDFCQANQRTGAEGTQGRVCNSTGTGPGACDRLCCGRGFAEYSMGYEENCLCQFLWCCVVQCQRCSVRKDVSICL; this is encoded by the exons ATGATGCACTCAGCGGAAAAATACATTATCTTGGTCCTTATTATCCTAAATACGTCCCTTACACCTCGAAG GGTTAACGGCAACCCTTTAGTAATGGACCCCAATAGTATTTGTCGTAAGACCAGACCTCTTTTAGGCAGACATGCTGACCTGTGGCAGTCTCAACCTGATATCATTCAGGAGGTGGCAAAAGGTGCCAGGCTTGGCATGAGAGAATGCCAACATCAGTTTCACAATCATCACTGGAACTGCAGCAGCCAGAGCAGAAGCCTGGCCAAAATTCTGCAACAAG ATATCCGGGAAACTGCGTTTGTGTATGCCATCACAGCTGCCGGGATAATGCATGCAGTAACACAAGCCTGCAGCCAGGGAGAGCTGCCACAGTGTGGCTGTGTGACCCTTCAGAGTTCCACTGAACCTCATCGTGACTCCCCGGCAGAGGAGATAAACAATCAGACTTCACCTGCCCTATATGGAGACTGGAAATGGGAGGGGTGTGGAGATGATGTGGACTTTGGCTATAAAAAGTCTCATCTGTTTATGAATGCAATGAAGCGAAAAGGCAGAAGTGATATCAGGACTCTTATTGACTTGCACAACAATGAAGCAGGAAGGCAG GCCGTACAGATACAAATGCGCATGGAGTGTAAATGTCACGGCCTTTCTGGTTCCTGCACTCTTCGCAGCTGCTGGAGAAAGATGCCTCTCTTCCGTCAAGTCGGTGACCACCTCATGCAAAAATTCCATACGGCTGTCCGCGTGATGGGAGGGAATGATGGTAAATCGCTTGTTTCTGTCAATGTGGATACTCCAGCCCTGGATGCAGATGTCTTGATCTATTCAGCCGAGTCACCTGACTTCTGCCAGGCCAATCAAAGGACAGGTGCAGAGGGCACGCAGGGTCGTGTGTGTAATAGCACAGGGACAGGGCCGGGAGCCTGTGACAGACTGTGCTGCGGAAGAGGATTTGCAGAGTACAGTATGGGATATGAAGAAAACTGTCTGTGTCAGTTTCTCTGGTGCTGTGTGGTACAGTGCCAAAGATGTTCAGTGAGAAAAGATGTCAGCATCTGCTTGTAA
- the cdk5r2a gene encoding cyclin-dependent kinase 5 activator 2a — MGTVLSISPTSRKGGILDEKTDGASGKTEKSLKRHSVLISALTWKRLVAASAKKKSAKKVNPNPPVSQISNPVDQLNTENLKKSQSGSERKTKSGPLAVPVPTVPDKSLRSNPTQNASQNGKQLLPVQRQPSSRSIISPRRVIVQASTGELLRCLSEFMCRRCYKLKELSPNEIILWFRNVDRSLLIQGWQDQGFITPANLVFVYLLCREAVTEDISSEYELQATFLTCLYLAYSYMGNEISYPLKPFLVETNKEVFWERSLRIIDKMSAKMLQINSDPHFFTEVFQDLKNEGGSGDTNGRWNNNLDR; from the coding sequence ATGGGCACGGTGCTCTCTATTTCTCCAACGTCCAGGAAAGGTGGGATTTTGGATGAGAAGACGGATGGGGCGAGCGGCAAGACCGAGAAGAGTCTGAAGCGCCATTCGGTGCTTATATCGGCTCTGACGTGGAAGCGGCTGGTCGCTGCCTCGGCCAAAAAAAAGAGTGCCAAGAAAGTAAACCCGAACCCGCCCGTATCTCAGATCAGTAACCCAGTGGACCAGCTAAACACCGAAAATCTTAAGAAGTCTCAGTCAGGCTCCGAGCGCAAAACGAAGTCCGGACCGCTCGCCGTACCTGTCCCCACCGTACCGGATAAAAGCCTTCGATCCAACCCAACCCAGAACGCATCGCAGAACGGAAAACAGCTCCTCCCGGTGCAAAGACAACCTAGCAGTCGCTCGATTATCTCCCCTAGACGGGTCATCGTCCAAGCCTCGACCGGAGAGCTCCTTCGCTGCCTGAGTGAGTTCATGTGCAGGAGGTGCTACAAACTCAAAGAACTGAGCCCGAATGAGATCATTCTGTGGTTCCGAAACGTTGACCGATCGCTGCTCATCCAAGGTTGGCAAGACCAGGGTTTCATCACTCCTGCCAACCTGGTGTTCGTGTACCTGCTCTGCAGGGAAGCGGTGACCGAGGATATTTCCAGCGAGTACGAGCTGCAGGCCACCTTTCTCACCTGCCTGTACTTGGCTTATTCATATATGGGCAACGAGATCTCGTACCCGCTCAAGCCCTTCCTGGTGGAGACCAACAAGGAGGTGTTCTGGGAGCGCTCCCTGCGGATCATTGATAAAATGAGTGCCAAAATGCTGCAGATCAACTCCGACCCGCATTTCTTCACCGAGGTTTTCCAAGACCTCAAAAACGAGGGCGGCTCGGGTGACACGAACGGAAGATGGAATAATAACCTGGACCGCTAA
- the cryba2a gene encoding beta-crystallin A2a — MNQREQMDQRGQWRITVWEEENFQGKRCEFTLECPNILDRDFQKIRSIKVDNGPWVGYEYPEFQGQQFILEKGDYPCYQAWSGNSSYRTEHLLSFRPIKCANHSDSKITLYECQDMMGRKFEICDDYPSLQAMGWCSKEVPSIKVNSGAWVGYQFPGYRGYQYIFERERRQGEYRNYNEFGTQAHSNQIQSIRRIQH; from the exons ATGAATCAGCGAGAGCAGATGGATCAGAGGGGGCAGTGGAGGATCACAGTGTGGGAGGAGGAGAACTTCCAAGGCAAGCGCTGTGAGTTCACGTTGGAGTGCCCGAATATCCTGGACAGGGATTTCCAAAAAATCCGCTCAATCAAGGTGGACAACGGCCC CTGGGTGGGTTATGAGTACCCAGAGTTTCAGGGTCAGCAGTTCATCCTGGAGAAGGGAGATTATCCCTGCTACCAGGCCTGGAGTGGAAACAGCAGCTACCGCACTGAGCACCTGCTTTCCTTCAGACCGATCAAATGTGCT AACCACAGTGACAGTAAAATTACCCTGTACGAGTGTCAGGACATGATGGGACGCAAGTTTGAGATATGTGATGACTACCCTTCTCTTCAAGCCATGGGCTGGTGCAGTAAGGAGGTTCCTTCTATCAAAGTCAACTCTGGAGC GTGGGTGGGCTACCAGTTTCCAGGTTACCGTGGATACCAGTATAtctttgagagagagagacgtcaAGGTGAATACAGGAACTATAATGAGTTCGGCACCCAGGCTCACAGCAATCAGATCCAATCAATCCGACGAATTCAGCACTAA